The Bacillota bacterium genome contains a region encoding:
- a CDS encoding LacI family DNA-binding transcriptional regulator, which yields MPTIKDVAAEAGVSIASVSKVLNDPHYGSLKTRAKVLEAIKKLGYRPNNIARSMVMGKTNMIALVIPDVRNQFFTVVARGVEDVASKYDYRVMLCNTDEDALKQQKYLEVFQSKVVDGFIIAVASERDRYLEKVDKGSIPFVLIDRVCEGIPVDAVLLDNKGGAYRATTHLLQLGHKRIGFIMGKQDTLPGRERLKGYLEALRESDLEPDENLIRDGGFTIEGGYDATRAVIAARPAPTALFVSNNAMTIGCLRAISEAAIKIPDQLAVVGFDDSEWAEFFTPRLTVVRQPAYTMGTIAGEILFQRIFGNAPQERQEIILKPELVIRESCGAALKGVAHKLRFNSL from the coding sequence ATGCCTACCATAAAAGATGTGGCAGCGGAAGCTGGAGTTTCTATAGCTAGCGTTTCTAAAGTCTTAAACGACCCTCATTATGGTTCTTTGAAGACCCGGGCTAAGGTTCTGGAAGCCATCAAGAAACTGGGATACAGGCCCAATAATATAGCCCGCAGTATGGTGATGGGCAAGACAAATATGATCGCTCTGGTGATTCCAGATGTCCGGAATCAATTTTTTACAGTGGTGGCGCGGGGTGTTGAGGATGTGGCGAGTAAGTATGATTATAGGGTCATGCTTTGCAACACCGATGAAGATGCTTTAAAGCAGCAAAAATACCTTGAGGTATTTCAAAGCAAGGTTGTGGACGGATTTATAATCGCAGTCGCGTCCGAACGCGACCGGTACCTTGAGAAAGTCGACAAAGGCAGCATCCCTTTCGTTCTTATCGACCGCGTCTGCGAGGGAATTCCTGTGGATGCGGTGCTGCTAGATAATAAAGGCGGAGCATATAGGGCTACAACCCATCTGTTGCAACTCGGGCATAAAAGAATAGGCTTCATTATGGGAAAACAGGATACTCTGCCAGGGCGGGAGAGACTGAAGGGTTACCTGGAGGCGTTGAGGGAATCCGATCTTGAGCCGGATGAAAATCTTATAAGAGATGGCGGATTTACCATAGAAGGGGGATATGACGCGACCCGGGCGGTCATCGCTGCAAGACCTGCGCCCACCGCTCTTTTCGTCTCCAATAATGCCATGACCATAGGATGTCTCAGGGCTATTTCAGAAGCAGCGATAAAAATCCCCGATCAACTTGCGGTGGTGGGATTTGACGATTCCGAATGGGCGGAATTTTTTACTCCGCGCCTTACCGTTGTGAGGCAGCCAGCATATACAATGGGAACCATAGCAGGAGAGATATTGTTTCAGAGAATATTTGGGAACGCCCCACAGGAGAGACAGGAGATCATATTGAAACCCGAGCTGGTTATTCGAGAATCTTGCGGGGCTGCGCTGAAAGGTGTTGCGCATAAGCTCCGGTTTAATTCGTTATAG